Proteins encoded in a region of the Paenibacillus sp. E222 genome:
- a CDS encoding aryl-sulfate sulfotransferase, translated as MGHSTIYPTGATVFNPDKAWGGYTVYQAGEEGVVLIDMNGKEVHLWKGLLGFPAKIFPGGFVLGSTGRRDPKFGIQDNVDLVQVDWEGNIVWKYNSYEHIEDPGYEPLWYARQHHDFQREGNPVGYYAPGLAPKTQSGKTLILAHKNVNNPSISDKPLLDDAIIEVDWEGNVLWEWLPNEHFEELGFDEAARNVLYRDPNTRSFGHLGGGVGDWLHINSASYVGPNHFYENGDERFHPDNIIWDAREANIIAITDRQSGKIVWRLGPDYSLPEVKHIGTIIGQHHAHIIPKGLPGEGNLLVFDNGGWAGYGLPNPASPYGLKHAVRDHSRVLEINPVTLEIVWQYTSAEAGFSVPTDSYKFYSPYISSAQRLPNGNTLITEGSNGRLFEVTSGYELVWEYISPYKDGRNTNMVYRSYRVPYHWVPQLEKPQEVAIEAIDVSAYRVPGAASKGSSSVVSVEVTLPFVEGAACVATSDEGK; from the coding sequence ATGGGGCATTCAACAATTTATCCAACCGGGGCAACTGTATTTAACCCTGATAAGGCTTGGGGCGGTTATACCGTCTATCAGGCAGGTGAGGAAGGGGTTGTACTGATTGATATGAATGGTAAGGAGGTTCACCTGTGGAAAGGGCTGCTGGGCTTTCCGGCCAAAATCTTCCCCGGTGGCTTCGTATTGGGCAGCACGGGGCGAAGAGATCCGAAGTTCGGTATCCAGGACAACGTCGATTTGGTTCAGGTGGATTGGGAAGGCAATATTGTATGGAAATACAACAGCTACGAACACATTGAAGATCCGGGATATGAACCGCTGTGGTACGCTCGTCAGCACCATGATTTTCAGCGCGAAGGCAATCCGGTCGGCTATTACGCCCCTGGGCTTGCACCCAAGACCCAGAGCGGGAAGACACTAATTCTTGCTCACAAAAATGTGAATAACCCGTCCATTTCGGATAAACCTTTGCTTGATGATGCGATTATAGAAGTCGATTGGGAAGGGAATGTACTATGGGAATGGCTGCCGAACGAGCACTTTGAGGAACTTGGATTCGATGAGGCCGCCCGTAATGTTCTGTACCGTGACCCGAACACACGCTCATTCGGACATCTCGGTGGTGGTGTGGGTGATTGGCTACATATTAATTCAGCTTCTTATGTGGGTCCAAACCATTTCTATGAAAATGGAGACGAGCGGTTCCATCCTGACAATATTATCTGGGATGCCAGAGAAGCAAATATTATCGCAATTACCGACAGACAGAGTGGAAAGATCGTATGGAGATTAGGTCCGGACTACTCTTTGCCTGAAGTGAAGCATATCGGCACTATTATTGGACAGCATCATGCTCATATCATTCCTAAAGGTTTGCCTGGAGAAGGGAATCTGCTGGTGTTCGACAATGGCGGCTGGGCCGGTTATGGCCTGCCCAATCCGGCTTCTCCATACGGCTTGAAACACGCTGTTCGCGATCATTCACGCGTGCTGGAGATTAATCCGGTGACCCTGGAGATCGTTTGGCAATATACATCCGCAGAAGCGGGATTTTCCGTTCCGACGGATTCCTATAAATTTTATAGCCCATATATTAGCTCCGCACAGCGCCTGCCTAATGGAAACACACTAATTACCGAAGGTTCCAATGGCAGACTGTTCGAAGTTACATCCGGGTATGAGCTGGTTTGGGAATATATATCCCCTTATAAGGATGGGCGGAACACCAATATGGTCTATCGTTCGTATCGCGTGCCTTATCACTGGGTACCACAGCTGGAGAAGCCCCAAGAGGTTGCTATTGAAGCCATTGATGTATCCGCCTACCGAGTGCCGGGAGCAGCGTCCAAAGGTTCTTCATCCGTTGTTAGTGTTGAGGTAACACTGCCGTTTGTTGAAGGTGCAGCCTGTGTGGCAACGTCAGATGAAGGCAAGTAA
- a CDS encoding MarR family winged helix-turn-helix transcriptional regulator produces the protein MKNNDWEVLEKTDWLFRKMVRRFVKERDRISVEGVSLPGMLILHKIIREGEQRLGDLAEQLDFTSGAITALTDKLEKKGLTIRRRKEDDRRTVLLDITASGREMFARNSNIGARCITLLFEGFTTEELEQQSQFYERVIANLEGFSDTLLELAENNVKQDDPSTENDPEQKQRENTGKSNYLSY, from the coding sequence ATGAAAAATAACGACTGGGAAGTGTTGGAGAAGACAGATTGGTTGTTTCGTAAAATGGTCAGACGATTCGTGAAAGAACGAGATCGTATATCGGTAGAGGGGGTCAGTTTACCAGGAATGCTCATCCTGCACAAAATCATTCGTGAAGGGGAACAACGGTTGGGGGATTTGGCTGAACAATTGGACTTCACCTCAGGTGCCATAACAGCTTTAACAGACAAGTTGGAGAAAAAGGGACTTACGATCCGCAGGCGCAAAGAAGATGACCGCCGGACGGTTCTGCTGGACATTACTGCAAGTGGACGGGAGATGTTTGCACGGAACAGCAATATCGGTGCCCGATGTATCACGCTTCTGTTTGAGGGATTTACGACGGAGGAACTGGAGCAGCAGAGCCAATTTTATGAGCGGGTGATAGCGAATCTGGAGGGGTTCTCGGATACGCTGCTGGAATTGGCAGAGAACAACGTGAAGCAGGACGATCCATCCACCGAAAATGACCCTGAACAGAAGCAGAGGGAGAATACCGGAAAGAGCAACTATCTCAGTTATTAA
- a CDS encoding fumarylacetoacetate hydrolase family protein, which yields MLTNIRNVYCVGRNYKLHAEELGNAVPDEPMIFMKPSHAVVPLNGETLQLPATKGEVHYEAELVIQIGRDYEPGMAVDELVDAYAFGIDFTLRDVQTVIKKKGHPWTAAKGFKNSAPITAFQSFPGAQALLEKDFTLTKNGAEVQRGNIRNMIFSLQDIVDYVGHHYGLGPGDVIFTGTPEGVGPTAAGDVLELTWGGESLGKCTIAAAVQ from the coding sequence ATGCTGACAAATATTCGTAATGTATATTGTGTAGGACGTAATTATAAACTTCATGCAGAAGAATTGGGTAACGCGGTTCCGGATGAGCCGATGATCTTTATGAAGCCTTCCCATGCGGTTGTCCCCTTGAATGGTGAAACGCTGCAATTGCCTGCGACAAAGGGCGAAGTTCATTATGAGGCTGAACTGGTCATCCAAATCGGGCGGGATTATGAGCCGGGTATGGCTGTGGATGAGTTGGTTGATGCGTATGCGTTTGGCATTGATTTTACATTACGTGACGTACAGACGGTTATTAAGAAAAAAGGCCATCCGTGGACGGCAGCTAAAGGGTTCAAGAACTCGGCTCCAATTACTGCATTCCAGTCCTTTCCGGGGGCTCAGGCTCTTCTTGAGAAAGACTTTACACTTACCAAGAACGGTGCCGAGGTCCAACGTGGCAATATTCGTAACATGATCTTCAGTCTACAGGATATTGTGGATTATGTAGGTCATCATTACGGACTGGGACCTGGAGATGTCATCTTTACAGGTACACCAGAAGGGGTTGGACCAACGGCAGCAGGAGATGTGCTTGAACTGACCTGGGGCGGCGAATCTTTGGGTAAATGCACGATTGCAGCAGCGGTTCAGTAG
- a CDS encoding glycerophosphodiester phosphodiesterase family protein, translating to MNNLCVAHRGFSSIAPENTMAAFLLAMEQPEVQWMELDVQLSRDGVPVVIHDFTFDRTTNGKGFVREKDWADIQQLDAGSWKGKAYKGERVPALSEVLDRTCGKVRLNIELKTQGNMYPGLPAAVIHEVRKRHMQHDVVITSFEPAALVEVKKRAPEFKTGLIIDARPGDLAAVLRQMNCSFLSIGYTNVDKSLMREMRNEGIQVMAWTVDDKIIMKRLAAIDPELMLCTNRPDVWEQAFQETSSRFFRP from the coding sequence ATGAACAACCTTTGTGTAGCGCACCGTGGATTTTCGTCCATTGCACCAGAAAATACGATGGCTGCATTTCTGCTTGCCATGGAACAGCCGGAAGTTCAGTGGATGGAGCTGGATGTACAGTTATCACGTGATGGTGTGCCGGTGGTTATTCATGATTTTACTTTTGATCGGACTACGAATGGAAAAGGGTTTGTTCGAGAAAAGGACTGGGCAGATATACAGCAGCTGGATGCGGGATCATGGAAAGGAAAAGCCTATAAAGGGGAGCGCGTTCCTGCGCTTAGCGAAGTGCTGGATCGGACCTGTGGCAAAGTGCGATTGAATATCGAGCTGAAAACGCAAGGCAATATGTATCCCGGTCTGCCGGCAGCGGTTATCCATGAGGTGAGGAAGAGACATATGCAGCATGATGTGGTGATCACTTCGTTTGAGCCTGCGGCTCTGGTTGAAGTGAAGAAACGGGCCCCGGAGTTCAAAACGGGGTTGATTATTGATGCACGTCCAGGGGATCTGGCCGCAGTGCTGCGGCAGATGAATTGCAGTTTTCTTTCCATCGGTTACACCAATGTGGACAAATCACTGATGCGTGAGATGCGAAATGAAGGCATTCAGGTCATGGCCTGGACAGTGGATGACAAAATCATCATGAAGCGGCTTGCGGCGATTGATCCGGAGCTGATGTTATGCACAAACCGGCCTGATGTGTGGGAACAGGCTTTTCAGGAAACGAGCAGCCGATTTTTCAGGCCGTAA
- a CDS encoding CapA family protein, whose amino-acid sequence MYPPRSKRSVQKKKVKRARKRRIWIINLVLIAAIGLVGIYYAVGMQEQQIDPVVTETAVKQEPANEEGPQGGDQVSSTEPDSEKGHTPDEELEDSDEQVTENSGGKSGESKPDATDSKANGKTDTGTKKSTDTPASSGSSGSKGSEGAGTGTTQPSHSAKDVTINFVGDIQFSGKVAELLEKNGYDYPFAKLGNLFKEDDLTIGNLETPVTLGGTGAADKTYVYKSSPKALEAMASAGFDAVNLANNHILDQGIEGLVDTLTYLEQYGIAHTGAGMNRDEAYAPAYLERKGMKIALLGFSRVVPETSWKAEGNRAGVAETYDSTGAVKAIQEARQKADLVIVVAHWGEERVSTPNNDQTRLAHEFVDAGADLVIGGHPHVLQGVEYYKGKWIAYSTGNFIFSKSTTEETWKTAVFQASCSKDAKCSMKVIPYEAGLGQAIPMVDQANKLLLEQMTQLSPGVRFDANGIASVN is encoded by the coding sequence ATGTATCCCCCAAGATCAAAACGAAGTGTACAAAAGAAAAAAGTGAAACGTGCCCGCAAACGCCGGATTTGGATCATTAATCTGGTATTAATTGCGGCAATTGGACTCGTCGGCATCTATTACGCAGTAGGCATGCAGGAGCAGCAAATAGACCCGGTGGTGACAGAAACGGCTGTGAAGCAGGAACCTGCCAATGAAGAGGGCCCACAGGGCGGTGATCAGGTAAGTTCAACTGAACCGGATTCGGAGAAAGGTCATACTCCGGATGAAGAATTGGAGGATTCTGATGAACAGGTCACTGAAAATTCCGGCGGTAAGTCTGGTGAGAGCAAGCCTGATGCTACAGACTCCAAGGCAAATGGAAAGACAGATACCGGAACGAAAAAATCGACGGATACTCCCGCATCTTCGGGTTCTTCCGGTTCAAAGGGCAGCGAAGGTGCAGGAACTGGGACGACACAGCCTTCTCATTCGGCGAAGGATGTAACCATTAACTTTGTGGGTGATATTCAGTTTTCAGGCAAAGTGGCTGAATTGTTGGAGAAGAATGGTTATGACTATCCCTTTGCAAAGCTCGGCAACTTGTTCAAGGAAGATGATCTGACCATTGGAAACCTTGAAACTCCCGTAACCCTTGGTGGAACTGGTGCAGCAGACAAAACCTATGTATACAAATCTTCGCCAAAGGCGCTCGAAGCGATGGCTTCAGCAGGATTTGATGCCGTGAATCTGGCCAACAATCATATTCTGGATCAAGGTATAGAAGGCTTGGTCGACACATTAACTTATCTTGAGCAATATGGTATTGCGCACACAGGGGCGGGGATGAACAGGGATGAGGCTTATGCACCTGCATATCTGGAGCGCAAGGGCATGAAGATTGCACTGCTTGGCTTCAGCCGGGTTGTACCTGAAACAAGCTGGAAAGCGGAAGGGAATCGGGCAGGTGTTGCCGAGACCTACGATTCTACTGGGGCGGTAAAAGCCATTCAGGAAGCCCGTCAAAAGGCTGATTTGGTTATTGTTGTTGCACACTGGGGAGAGGAACGGGTCAGCACACCAAATAATGATCAGACTCGATTAGCACATGAATTTGTAGATGCCGGAGCCGATCTGGTCATAGGCGGGCATCCCCATGTCTTGCAAGGGGTGGAGTACTACAAAGGCAAATGGATTGCATATAGTACAGGCAACTTTATTTTCTCGAAATCAACGACAGAGGAAACGTGGAAAACAGCGGTTTTTCAGGCGAGCTGTAGTAAGGATGCCAAATGCAGCATGAAGGTTATTCCTTATGAGGCAGGGTTGGGCCAGGCCATTCCGATGGTGGATCAAGCTAACAAACTGCTATTGGAGCAGATGACACAGCTCTCGCCAGGTGTTCGTTTTGATGCGAACGGAATCGCATCGGTAAATTAA
- the hemY gene encoding protoporphyrinogen oxidase yields the protein MEDHKRRVVVVGGGLTGLSAAFYIRKHYREAGVEPVITLVEKSSSMGGMIETLHRDGFVIEKGPDSFLARKTAMIDLAKELEMDHELVSQNPESKKTYIMQRGKLHPMPAGLVLGIPTELRPFLRSGLVSPAGKLRALMDFVIPPRRTTEDESLGYMIERRLGAEVLENLTEPLLAGIYAGDMRRLSLQATFPQFGEVERDYGSLIRGMMTGRKPAETHTGTKRSAFLNFRQGLQSLVHALVHELQDVDQRLNTSVQSLEVLNGDAARYNIQLDNGERLEADDVVITVPTYVASELLQPHVDTAALDAINYVSVANVVLAFEKKDIEHVFDGSGFLVPRKEGRNITACTWTSTKWLHTSPDDKVLLRCYVGRSGDEQNVELPDDALTDLVLKDLRETMGVEAVPIFSEITRLRKSMPQYPVGHLQQIAALREELGRKLPGVYIAGAGYEGVGLPDCIRQAKEMSVQATQLIAAK from the coding sequence ATGGAAGACCATAAACGTCGTGTCGTTGTTGTCGGCGGAGGTCTGACCGGCCTAAGCGCGGCATTTTATATCCGGAAGCATTACCGGGAAGCAGGAGTTGAACCTGTCATTACCTTGGTTGAGAAAAGTTCTTCCATGGGTGGCATGATTGAGACGCTGCACCGGGATGGGTTCGTTATTGAGAAGGGGCCGGATTCTTTCCTTGCCCGCAAAACGGCGATGATTGATTTGGCCAAAGAGCTGGAAATGGACCATGAACTGGTCAGTCAAAATCCGGAATCCAAAAAAACGTACATCATGCAGCGTGGCAAGTTGCATCCCATGCCGGCAGGACTCGTTCTCGGTATTCCGACGGAGTTAAGACCGTTTCTGAGAAGTGGTCTTGTATCTCCGGCAGGCAAGCTGCGTGCATTAATGGATTTTGTTATCCCTCCCCGTCGTACAACGGAGGATGAATCGCTTGGTTATATGATTGAACGCCGTCTTGGAGCGGAAGTGCTGGAAAACCTCACTGAGCCATTGCTCGCAGGCATCTATGCAGGTGATATGCGGCGATTGAGTCTTCAGGCAACCTTCCCGCAATTCGGCGAAGTGGAGCGGGATTATGGTAGTTTGATCCGGGGAATGATGACTGGCCGCAAACCGGCAGAGACCCATACGGGAACGAAGAGAAGTGCTTTTCTGAACTTCCGTCAGGGTTTGCAGAGTCTGGTTCACGCGCTTGTACATGAATTGCAGGACGTGGATCAACGGCTGAACACTTCTGTTCAGTCCCTGGAGGTTCTGAATGGAGATGCGGCTAGATATAACATTCAACTGGATAACGGAGAGCGTCTTGAAGCAGATGATGTAGTCATTACCGTGCCTACGTATGTTGCATCCGAACTGCTGCAACCACATGTGGATACAGCGGCTCTGGATGCAATCAATTACGTTTCGGTAGCGAATGTGGTGCTGGCTTTTGAGAAAAAGGATATCGAACATGTATTTGATGGATCTGGTTTCCTCGTTCCGCGTAAGGAAGGTCGCAATATTACAGCATGTACTTGGACATCAACCAAGTGGCTGCACACCAGCCCGGATGACAAAGTACTGCTTCGTTGCTACGTTGGCCGTTCTGGAGATGAACAGAATGTGGAACTCCCGGATGATGCACTGACGGACCTGGTTCTCAAGGACTTGCGTGAAACGATGGGTGTAGAAGCCGTTCCGATCTTCTCGGAAATTACTCGGCTTCGCAAATCCATGCCACAGTATCCGGTAGGCCATCTGCAGCAGATTGCAGCACTCCGGGAGGAACTTGGCCGCAAATTGCCGGGGGTATACATTGCGGGTGCTGGTTATGAAGGGGTAGGCTTGCCTGACTGCATCAGACAGGCGAAGGAAATGTCAGTTCAAGCTACGCAACTCATTGCTGCAAAATAA